The following DNA comes from Papaver somniferum cultivar HN1 chromosome 4, ASM357369v1, whole genome shotgun sequence.
aaaaagaaaaggaaagagccccaaaccctagaattcaaaCAATCGAAATCAATTGATTTCACCATCCAAACATGTGTTTTCATTAAAGACTAAGTTAATTAACGTGTGGGTTCTAAAATTCTTAcctggattttgatttcttcatcccCGATTTCAACTTCATCTTCGATTTGTACTTCAGCTTCGCTGCTGCATCCagcaaaaccctaaaaactttaaaattgtcaaatatcactaataaaccattcttcttcttcttcactaataaCCACATCTTCGGTATTGACTGCTTGTGAGATCACTTCTATTTTCATCAATCATCCGAGTTCGATGAGAAGAATTGAGATACAGAGAGAGACAAACATAAACAAgaagaaatgaatgaaaaaaagaaTCGATAACATAAGGGTGAGGATGTAGTGGTAATTTTAAGCCCCATGATTGACTAAGTCAGCTTGGTGGACCATTTTGGTGGGACCAGGTGTTATATCTAACAGAAAGGCCACTTTAtaaaagatttaaattttttgGCCGGTTTATTAAATATATGGTAGGAAGCTGGACACTTTGTTAAATTGCCCAAGAGATAAAGAGTggaaaaaaaagacaaacaaaaAGACAAGTTGTTACCGAGTGACGACAGCAGTTTTGGCAGGTAGTGAAAGTTAGTGAGAGTGAGAGATGTAGGCTCGTTGTCCTTTGTGTTGGCGGCTTGGTCCTCATCATAACTATGTGTGTTGGTTTTGTTCGGCCTTCACAGACAATCACACGCGCACGTGGGTGTGCACCACGTCCTCCCCAGTGGGCTCTATACCCCACACGTCTCGATTTACAAGTTACAACCCCTTTTTCTCTTGTCGTCCCGGAGTCACATAACTATGGATGAAGGACCTGAAAGCACTAGTCACTTGTCCACTACTAGTACTACTTCCGAAGTAGTAATCAACTGACTAACGCAAGTCTAGATTGAGATCTATATACAGATGTGATTATACATGCATATGTGGTGAGATTTTTAGTCCATATTGTCCGGACAATCTAAGATCATGTGATTTATCTTTCTTGGAGTTTTTTCAATTGATTTTGCATTGAATGCCCATCATCTAACAATATAGTTGCTATCGCATTGAGCATTATTTTAGTTGTTAAAAAGTGTTGTTGTGCCATTTAACTTACTTTTTCTCCGAGCAACCCCGatcttttgtgttttgttttggCAAGTGATGCACAGAGAAGAGCCTTCCCTATTACCGAAAAACTAATGACCGAGTTCCAAGCTACAAACGCCAAATATTGATTGCGtgtgtttgatttttgatttgtaCAGCCTAGCTATTGAGTTTAAAAGTACATGCACCAAAAGCAGTACTTGGTTTGTTTTTTTCTCTTGACTTTTGACGACCTTCTTGACATCCGTAATGTTGACTATTCTTATGATAGTCCGATACTTATGATAGGGTGGTAATGATGCCACAAAAACAGATCTAGGTGTGGTTATTTTTCATGTTTCAGGCGTAACCCTATAAGTACTAACAACCAATCACATACGGACACAATACAGGAAAATCTAGAACTAAGATCTGAACATATTTATATAATCTGGTAATGGACACTTAAAGATAGTATATGTAATTATTGCAAAATTATTGCTTTGTAGTTCATGATGATTACACAATGAATCGTATTGTCTCTAGTTAATGATTCATCTTTGTGTACACCTCCGTACATATACGTGAAAACACGTATACATTTTTGTATATTCCATAACCCTTTAAAAAGATTAGTTTAAGTTTGGTTTGGAGGAGTGTTCATCTCTAATACGTAAACTATATCATCTGAAAGAATGTCCCAGCAATTGAGGACAAACATAACGACAACTTATATCTTAAACTATCCATACAATCTATTTTTATTTATACTGTCCAAACTCGATTTTGTACTCACATGAATACATTGTTTTATCTATGtttgttttatttggttttgttgttttCTGTGTATTCAGTTCTATCATCTTCAGTGGGGCCCAAAGATTTCACGGTCATTCCACGTGTCATTTGTGAACAATCAACCTATCTGATGTGTCATCTCCTTCCTTCTGAAAACTAACCCAAAATTTTGGCCGCACTAGTGTGAATTATTAAGAGTTAATTATACTCTTTAATCAGCTGATGTGGTGGTGATTTATACTTTGATTTGTTTTGCATGAAGACTAATGAGTTATTATTATTTGTGATTTATACTTAATTTGATAGTTTAGAAGTTAAAAAATCTTTGTTTTGTTGGTTGagaaattaattttgataataCCTATGGGATTTGGGACCAGTTAGTGCGACAAAGACAACATTAATTATATTAATACATAATTATGGTGGTAATCACGTTATTTAATTATGAATTATGACAATGATATGCTCAACTTGTAACGAGGAGGAATAGAAGAATACAATGGTAAATTGGGAAGAGAATGAGGCTTGAAGATGCATGATATTCACAGGAAGAGACATCACAGTTGCATCACTTTAGCCTTCGCTCATGGACCTCCAATTCATTGCGTTCATTACATAGCTAACCACTTTAACTACTGTTCCCTCTATTTCGAAATAGTAGATTCGTTTTATTTGCGGATTATACATGAAATCagtctattattttgaaacgaaaAGATTATCATAAACTGCTCCAAACATACAACTGCATGTAATCTCTCATACTTCCTACTTAGTACACTAATTACTCCAACCTAGTAATATGTAAGGAGTAACAAATAAATTATCCAACCTAGTACGGGGTACAGACACATAACATGTACATATAATCAGGCAGTTATACATTTGCATCGGTTTATCCTCTATAATTCGGCTTGCTGCAAAGTTGCgtattctttttttcatttttaagatGATAGAAAGAAGTATTGAAGAGTTGAAccggtaaaaaagaaaaagaaaagaacacaatatttactatttttgttttagaaaaataagtttgttttatgcacaaaagaaaaaaaaattacacatgAAATTACATATGAAACAAACTTATCTTTTTGAAACGAAAATAATATCTTTTTTAGGGAAACAAGTCTAATAACGAAATTCGCATAATTAAGCTGTCGACGAGGACAACATCATTACCCCGAGAAATAAAGCAGTACTAAAAATGGTTAAGATGTTAACATTGCATTACCAGATAGTGCCATAGTGCAAAGTTCCAATAGCGGAATCCAAATCCATACCACTCGAAAAGCTATGAAAGCTCCCCATCTTGTTTGTTAGCGTctttataaatattttatttatacttgtattttcaaaatgattagattAGATTTTAAAATCGGTGGTGCTATTCACAGCACAAAAACACCACACTACTCACAGCTCAGGACATCTAAACCCCACATCTCTAAAATGGTGAACCTTTTTATCTAGCGGTGGGTCCTGGCTGAAAATCATGAACCAATACTCTTGCAACACCTAGCGTTTGAGCTGTGAATAGAGCTCTAAGTGGAGCTGTGAATATCATTTCCGTTTCAAAATCCCTATATTTAACCATATCTGCTTCCATTAcactatttttttgaattttaaaataataaacaaaaaaacatcatataaaataaaaaaatacaaaaatacaaaCAAATGGACATTGAAGTAACAACATTAGAGGAGCTCAATGAAgcctttttattgattgaattcGTATGTGCTTTTGGGGCTAGCTTTTCCATCACtgatataaaataaaattaactaaaAATCTCATTAGCTTCTTCTACTAAACTCTAGCACCTAGTTACTAATAACAAAAGCTTCTATGTATATCATATATTTCTATAATTAATATTCCATTTTCCTAAATTGCCCCTCCTCCCATACACTTGTTCCAAGGACAAACATGGAGATTGAGAGGGAGAGATAGAAAGATTTAGCAGTTGGTTTTGTGTTGAATCCAGTTGGTGAAAGCATCAAGAGTTTTTTCATCAGATCTGTAGTGTTTCTGAGTAAATTCAAGAAACGTTTCCCAAGTGAAATCAGGGTACATTCTTGGACTTCCCTTGTTGATCAGTTCTTTTGGTGGTACCACCAATTTCTGTTTGTCAGGGCATAGAAAAAAGGCCAGCGATTTTCTTGGTGTTTCACTGTTTACAACTGCTCTGTGTAGACAACTCTTGTATCTCCCGTTTGATAAAGCCTGTTATACAcgacatacaaaaaaaaaaaaaaatcaatacccattacatttaaaaaaaaatacaccCATTTAAACTGTCAACAACAACTGATACGGCGGCGCACGTTTAAGTGCAAAGTACGTACCATGAAGGTATCGCCGATATTGACAACAAATGCTTGAGTATTGGGAGTGATAGACCGCCATTTATTATCAACAAACACTTGTAAACCGCCAACATCATCTTGATGAAGAATAGTTAAAGAAGTTGGATCACAATGAGGACCGGTTCCTAAAGTGAGTTCAGGTTTCTGACAAATTGGATAGTAATTAAGTCTCATTATGGAATCATTTCCTTGAAAGAActccttgtaataatttttaccGACTCCAAGACTGATTCCTAATAACTCCATTATCCCTAATGACAGTTTATTCATTGAATCACAGTAATCTTGATAAACTTTCCTGTAAAttatcaccaaaaaaaaaaaatcagttccgTAATCAAGCTAAAGTTTAATAACGGTGTCATTAAAGTACTAATGATTGAATTTGATTGCGGGAAAAAACATATTTTCTTACCCGAAATCGCAAAAACTATCACCCATTTTCTGAAGTATGTAATCTTGAACCATCTTATGATTCTCTTGTTCTTGAGGAGTAAAGCGCAttgagagagtttctttccatgGGAGTTTAGTAGAGAATCTACCAGTGAAACTGCTTGAATAACCACAGTGTTCACCTGGGTTTCTTTGAGCTTTTTGTTTCTCAATCAATGGTAAATCaaagaaattattcatgaaaACATGAGCATCTTGAATAAGTTTGAAATCAATTCCGTGATTGACAACGAGAAAAAACCCATGTTTTTCACAAGCTTCGCCTATTAATTTTGAAGCTTCTATTGCAGCGTTAGGATCTCCCGATAAAAACCCACCAATATCAATCAAAGGAACAGGAAGTTCTGGTGCATTTGGACATGGTTTCTCATTGTCTGGCCATAAAAATTGTGTgggtatgtttttttctttttggaatactGATGCATCAAACACTAATGGTGATTTTTTCTCATCTAGTGATCCTATTTGTGATGCTTTTGCAATGCAATCAATCGCCATTGTTTGAAACAGAGTACAACAAAACAGAGTGAAGGTTTAAACTATGAAAGTTTGAATTGAAACAGAGAGAGATATCTAGAGTGTAGAGAGTAGTGATAAGAATAGAGTTTGCTTGTGTTTTTGATAATGGAATGAAGCATTCGAATAAAGAGAGATTCAAATAAGTAAGAAATGAGTAGTCAGAAGAGAAAAGCCAAGGGCGTTCATTGGTGAAGTCGGTGAACAAAACTTGGAATCTTGTGCGATTCACTCTCTAGTGTTTTTTGTGCTGTGCTATATCTTTTCCTCTGTTCTAGTGAGTCTCAGAAGTCCCTCTATATATAATGGTTGGCCCTTGTGGGTCTGCgcgtgtgggtctatagacaccTTAGTTGTGTATCAGAGTTCGAAAATGATGTCAAACACACCCGACTTCATGTGTTACTCGCCACTTTGGATGTGGCAAAATGCTGTTTGGTTGATATATTATTCAGATTTTAGATTTCAATTTTTAAGCATGTTATATCCACGTCAGTATGCAAGTGACTATAAGAAAATTCTGATAACAATGTTATAACGGACACTGTGAAGTTGTCCATTGGATTACTTttataaaaattcatgaattcctAAAATTTGTAACCATATCATCTGGTTGATCAATTAATCTCCTAAATCTTTTAGATCTTGCCTCAACTGTACCACTAGCACTTTCCAAATTCGCTAAACTGAAATTCATAAGCTTGAAATCATAGTCACACAGCTCACCTTATGGGTGTACCACAATTTGATGGTCCACCTACTATGGCGATAAGTTACTCGTATTtaaaaataagatattttttttGACGCTCAGATTTTGTAAAACTTAGAACTCCCTCTGTTTCTAAAAGATAAGTCTGATTTTCTtatttgggtatgtcaaaaaGATAGATGGGTTTCCATAAATGAAAAGTCACATGTTATGAGTTTACTAATCTGCTCGTGGACGAACCACTTATCTCCCTTCTTTTTGTCTCTTATCAGAAAAGGGGACCACTcctttctttccttttctctctTAACACAAAAAAATgaccatttttctcttctttttttccctggcgtttttaggggccactcaaaaggaattaggggccaacaa
Coding sequences within:
- the LOC113275009 gene encoding gibberellin 20 oxidase 1-D-like, giving the protein MAIDCIAKASQIGSLDEKKSPLVFDASVFQKEKNIPTQFLWPDNEKPCPNAPELPVPLIDIGGFLSGDPNAAIEASKLIGEACEKHGFFLVVNHGIDFKLIQDAHVFMNNFFDLPLIEKQKAQRNPGEHCGYSSSFTGRFSTKLPWKETLSMRFTPQEQENHKMVQDYILQKMGDSFCDFGKVYQDYCDSMNKLSLGIMELLGISLGVGKNYYKEFFQGNDSIMRLNYYPICQKPELTLGTGPHCDPTSLTILHQDDVGGLQVFVDNKWRSITPNTQAFVVNIGDTFMALSNGRYKSCLHRAVVNSETPRKSLAFFLCPDKQKLVVPPKELINKGSPRMYPDFTWETFLEFTQKHYRSDEKTLDAFTNWIQHKTNC